A region of Haloplanus sp. XH21 DNA encodes the following proteins:
- the cofC gene encoding 2-phospho-L-lactate guanylyltransferase produces the protein MRILVPFEATRPKTRLGPLLDAEERTAFARAMLCDVLAALLSAGHDPELVTTARISIPDDDRFAGEDIAGTVDDRSLSAAINDRLDAAVDTVAVVVADLALVTPATVARLVAAGDDADIAIAPGRGGGTNALVISQPDFRVDFHGVSYRDHRQAARAVDAEVSVVDSMRLSTDVDEPADLVEVLLHGEGAAASWLRDAGVELDTSGGRVGVRRTE, from the coding sequence ATGCGGATTCTCGTCCCGTTCGAAGCGACGCGACCGAAGACGCGACTCGGTCCCCTGTTGGACGCCGAGGAGCGGACGGCCTTCGCGAGAGCGATGCTGTGTGACGTACTCGCCGCCCTTCTGAGCGCCGGCCACGACCCAGAACTCGTCACGACGGCCCGCATATCGATTCCGGACGACGACCGGTTCGCGGGGGAGGACATCGCGGGCACCGTCGACGACCGCTCGCTCTCGGCGGCGATAAACGACCGCCTCGACGCGGCTGTCGACACCGTCGCCGTCGTCGTCGCGGACCTGGCGCTCGTGACGCCGGCCACCGTAGCGCGTCTCGTCGCCGCCGGCGACGACGCCGACATCGCCATCGCTCCCGGACGCGGCGGCGGGACGAACGCCCTCGTGATCTCCCAGCCGGACTTCCGGGTCGACTTCCACGGCGTCTCCTATCGCGACCACCGGCAGGCCGCCCGAGCGGTCGATGCGGAGGTGAGCGTCGTCGACTCCATGCGCCTGTCGACGGACGTCGACGAACCCGCGGATCTGGTCGAAGTGCTGCTCCACGGCGAGGGGGCGGCCGCGTCGTGGCTCCGGGATGCCGGCGTCGAACTCGATACCAGCGGCGGTCGGGTCGGCGTCCGCCGAACGGAGTGA
- a CDS encoding tubulin/FtsZ family protein: protein MKLAMIGFGQAGGKIVDKFLEYDQRTGSEIVRAAVAVNTAKADLMGLEHIPQSQRVLIGQSRVKGHGVGADNELGAEIAEEDIGEIQGAIDGIPVHEVDAFLVVAGLGGGTGSGGSPVLAKHLKRIYTEPVYGLGILPGSDEGGIYTLNAARSFQTLVNEVDNLLVFDNDAWRQTGESVQSGYDEINDEIVKRFGILFGAGEVREGQEVAESVVDSSEIINTLSGGGVSTVGYARESVERKQQSGGLLSKLTGNEKSVEDQLDSANTTNRITSLVRKAALGRLTLPCEIDGTERALLVMAGPSAYLNRKGIERGRKWLEEQTGSMEVRGGDYPINNSDFVASAILLSGVTNVPRIKELQQVAIEAQDNISEIREESEANLQNLVEDDEDELESLF from the coding sequence ATGAAACTGGCCATGATCGGTTTCGGGCAGGCCGGCGGCAAGATCGTCGACAAATTCCTCGAGTACGATCAGCGGACGGGAAGCGAAATCGTCCGCGCAGCCGTCGCCGTCAACACGGCCAAAGCCGACCTGATGGGACTGGAGCATATTCCACAGAGCCAACGCGTGCTCATCGGACAGTCGCGTGTGAAAGGGCACGGCGTCGGCGCGGACAACGAACTCGGCGCGGAAATCGCCGAGGAGGACATCGGCGAGATTCAGGGCGCCATCGACGGCATTCCCGTGCACGAAGTCGACGCTTTCCTCGTCGTCGCCGGCCTCGGCGGCGGGACGGGAAGCGGTGGCTCGCCCGTCCTGGCGAAACATCTCAAGCGCATCTACACCGAACCCGTCTACGGACTCGGCATTCTTCCGGGAAGTGACGAGGGCGGGATCTACACCCTCAACGCCGCTCGCTCCTTCCAGACGCTCGTCAACGAGGTGGACAACCTCCTCGTGTTCGACAACGACGCCTGGCGACAGACCGGGGAGTCGGTCCAGAGCGGTTACGACGAGATCAACGACGAAATCGTCAAACGGTTCGGCATCCTGTTCGGCGCCGGCGAGGTCCGCGAGGGCCAAGAAGTCGCCGAATCGGTCGTCGACAGTTCCGAGATCATCAACACGCTCTCGGGCGGCGGCGTCTCGACCGTCGGCTACGCCCGCGAGAGCGTCGAGCGCAAACAGCAGTCGGGCGGGTTGCTCTCGAAGCTCACGGGCAACGAGAAATCCGTGGAGGACCAACTCGACTCCGCCAACACGACCAACCGCATCACGAGCCTCGTGCGCAAGGCGGCGCTCGGTCGCCTGACCCTGCCCTGTGAGATCGACGGCACGGAGCGAGCCCTCCTCGTGATGGCCGGGCCCTCGGCGTATCTCAACCGAAAAGGCATCGAGCGCGGGCGGAAGTGGCTCGAAGAGCAGACCGGGAGCATGGAGGTGCGCGGTGGCGACTACCCCATCAACAACAGCGACTTCGTCGCCTCGGCCATCCTGCTGTCGGGCGTCACGAACGTCCCCCGCATCAAGGAACTCCAGCAGGTCGCCATCGAAGCACAGGACAACATCAGCGAGATCCGCGAAGAGAGCGAAGCTAACCTCCAGAACCTGGTTGAAGATGACGAGGACGAACTCGAATCGCTCTTCTAG
- a CDS encoding complex I NDUFA9 subunit family protein codes for MDILVTGGSGFVGQHLCRELQSRGHSVTSLSRTPGSEDVPDGVEKTMGDVTAYDSLLEPMAGQDIVVNLVALSPLFKPSGGDEMHDRIHRQGTENVVRAAQETGVEKIVQMSALGADPDGETAYIRAKGAAEEIVKSSSLRHVIVRPSVIFGEGGEFVPFTKKLAPPYLTPLPGGGKTRFQPIWIGDLVPMLADTVEDDEYDGGIYELGGPETLTLAEVARLVHGSEGRPVRVVPVPMALAKVGLTILGAIPGAPMGGDQYRSLQFDNTTEHNDVEAFDVAASELQTLGEYLRDR; via the coding sequence ATGGACATTCTTGTGACCGGCGGGAGCGGGTTCGTCGGCCAACATCTCTGCCGAGAGCTGCAATCCCGGGGCCACTCGGTGACATCCCTCTCACGGACGCCAGGAAGCGAGGACGTGCCCGACGGCGTCGAGAAGACGATGGGCGACGTAACCGCCTACGACTCGCTGCTGGAACCCATGGCGGGCCAGGACATCGTCGTCAACCTGGTCGCGCTCTCGCCGCTGTTCAAGCCCTCCGGGGGCGACGAGATGCACGACCGCATCCACCGACAGGGCACCGAGAACGTCGTGCGGGCGGCCCAGGAGACGGGCGTCGAGAAGATCGTCCAGATGAGCGCGCTGGGCGCCGATCCCGACGGGGAGACGGCGTACATCCGCGCGAAGGGTGCGGCCGAGGAGATCGTCAAGTCGTCGTCGCTGCGCCACGTCATCGTCCGGCCGTCGGTCATCTTCGGCGAAGGTGGCGAGTTCGTCCCGTTCACCAAAAAACTCGCACCGCCGTATCTAACGCCGCTGCCGGGTGGCGGAAAGACCCGCTTCCAGCCGATCTGGATCGGTGATCTGGTACCGATGCTCGCCGATACCGTGGAAGACGACGAGTACGACGGCGGCATCTACGAACTCGGTGGGCCAGAAACGCTCACGCTCGCCGAAGTCGCCCGTCTCGTCCACGGGAGCGAGGGCCGGCCGGTTCGGGTCGTTCCCGTCCCGATGGCGCTGGCGAAGGTCGGCCTGACAATACTCGGTGCCATCCCCGGTGCACCGATGGGGGGAGACCAGTACCGCTCCCTCCAGTTCGACAACACGACCGAGCACAACGACGTCGAAGCGTTCGATGTCGCAGCGTCAGAGCTGCAGACGCTCGGAGAGTATCTCCGCGACCGCTGA
- the tmk gene encoding dTMP kinase encodes MLLTLEGLDGSGKTTAWRMLRDRHPSAVFTCEPTDSWYGEAVGRSIADDDADPLAELFLYTADHADHLSRVIRPALSAGSLVVSDRYTDSRIAYQAATLADTPVDDPFEYVRRIHAPFSRPPDATLYFDIDPETAAERSGKTNKFERVERLHAVREQYERLIDADPDRFVRIDATRSREAVLDDVAATVDRLVDD; translated from the coding sequence ATGCTCCTCACGCTCGAAGGCCTCGACGGCAGCGGGAAGACGACGGCCTGGCGGATGCTCCGTGACCGGCACCCGTCGGCGGTGTTCACCTGTGAACCCACCGATTCGTGGTACGGCGAAGCGGTCGGCCGCTCTATCGCGGACGACGACGCCGACCCGCTCGCGGAACTGTTTCTCTACACGGCCGACCACGCCGACCACCTCTCGCGCGTGATTCGACCGGCGCTCTCCGCGGGGTCGCTCGTCGTCTCCGACCGCTACACCGACTCCCGCATCGCCTACCAGGCGGCGACGCTCGCCGACACGCCTGTCGACGACCCCTTCGAGTACGTGCGCCGGATTCACGCCCCCTTCTCGCGACCGCCGGACGCGACGCTGTATTTCGATATCGACCCCGAAACGGCGGCCGAGCGAAGTGGCAAGACGAACAAGTTCGAACGGGTCGAACGGCTCCACGCGGTGCGCGAACAGTACGAGCGCCTCATCGACGCTGACCCCGACCGCTTCGTCCGCATCGACGCTACCCGTTCTCGGGAAGCGGTTCTCGACGATGTGGCCGCCACCGTCGACCGGTTGGTCGACGACTGA
- a CDS encoding DUF5813 family protein yields MSEASGRVARAFRDHDAFERIDDGRFEATTTVFDAVVTATETDGRVEFGVEIRVPALSAAVEGDVAAVVEEGWHETLELRLEDIDGVTRGDQDLDPTVRLAVDEVVVDVAFTDINERRGADDAAAIINYVEGTYVQGLIPGYDYTGPAAQLVDRARQASE; encoded by the coding sequence ATGAGTGAGGCATCCGGACGGGTCGCGCGCGCTTTTCGCGATCACGACGCGTTCGAACGCATCGACGACGGGCGGTTCGAGGCGACGACGACGGTGTTCGACGCCGTGGTGACCGCGACGGAGACGGACGGCCGCGTCGAGTTCGGGGTCGAGATACGGGTCCCGGCGCTCTCGGCGGCCGTCGAGGGGGATGTCGCGGCAGTCGTCGAAGAGGGGTGGCACGAGACGCTCGAACTGCGACTCGAAGACATCGACGGGGTGACCCGGGGTGACCAGGACCTCGATCCGACGGTCCGACTGGCGGTCGACGAAGTCGTTGTCGACGTCGCGTTCACCGACATCAACGAACGCCGGGGCGCCGACGACGCCGCGGCGATCATCAACTACGTCGAGGGGACCTACGTGCAGGGGCTGATCCCGGGCTACGACTACACCGGGCCGGCGGCCCAACTGGTCGACCGGGCGCGACAGGCGAGTGAGTAA
- a CDS encoding aminotransferase class IV — protein sequence MQYHVNGDLVPASEATVSVEDRGFLYGDAAFETLRAYGGTVFEWDAHRERLVNTCDTLGMGSAVPADIHDRITATLDANDLADAYVRVSVTRGVQAGKLTPDPAVEPSVIVIVKPLPRGGVTGEDVWDAPATVRTVDTRRIPEAAMPADSKTHNYLDGILARLELRGTDADEALVRSVDGAVAEGATSNVFFVDGGALRTPALSEPILPGVTRRIVLDLADEMGIPVETGTYGVESIRTADEAFLTNTTWEVRPVATVDDDRVGGGPVTERLADAFDRRVEASYRDCRNCR from the coding sequence ATGCAGTACCACGTAAACGGCGACCTGGTGCCGGCCAGCGAGGCGACCGTCAGCGTCGAGGACCGCGGCTTTCTCTACGGCGACGCCGCCTTCGAGACGCTCCGGGCCTACGGCGGCACCGTCTTCGAGTGGGACGCCCATCGCGAGCGACTGGTGAACACCTGCGATACGCTGGGCATGGGCAGCGCTGTCCCCGCCGATATTCACGACCGCATCACGGCGACCCTCGACGCGAACGACCTCGCGGACGCCTACGTCCGCGTCTCGGTCACGCGCGGCGTCCAGGCGGGGAAACTCACGCCCGACCCCGCGGTGGAGCCGTCGGTGATCGTCATCGTCAAGCCGCTGCCGCGGGGTGGCGTCACGGGAGAAGACGTTTGGGACGCCCCGGCGACAGTGCGAACGGTCGACACCCGGCGGATCCCCGAGGCGGCGATGCCCGCCGACAGCAAGACCCACAACTACCTTGACGGGATCCTCGCGCGACTGGAGTTGCGCGGGACGGACGCCGACGAGGCGCTCGTCCGGTCGGTGGACGGCGCCGTCGCGGAAGGCGCGACCAGTAACGTCTTTTTCGTTGACGGCGGCGCGCTCCGGACCCCCGCGCTCTCGGAGCCGATACTCCCGGGCGTGACCCGGCGGATCGTCCTCGACCTGGCCGACGAGATGGGGATTCCGGTGGAAACCGGCACCTACGGCGTCGAGTCGATTCGGACGGCCGACGAGGCGTTTCTGACGAACACAACCTGGGAAGTGCGGCCCGTGGCGACCGTCGACGACGATAGGGTTGGCGGTGGACCGGTGACGGAGCGTCTCGCCGACGCGTTCGACCGGCGCGTCGAAGCGTCTTATAGGGATTGTCGTAACTGTCGATAG
- a CDS encoding anthranilate synthase component II: MTRILVVDNYDSFAYNLVQYVGEIADEVVVRRNDAIDVDGIRALDPDGIVVSPGPGTPQSAGVSMAVFAEVDYPTLGVCLGHQALCAVHGARVGHAPAVVHGKQSAITHDGQGVFADLPDGMAVGRYHSLAVDRRDVPDILEETAWTDDEAGVVMGVRHRSKPHVGVQFHPESILTDDGKQLVGNFLDLCSTT; this comes from the coding sequence GTGACGCGGATTCTCGTCGTCGACAACTACGACTCCTTCGCCTACAACCTCGTTCAGTACGTGGGCGAAATCGCGGACGAGGTGGTCGTCCGCCGAAACGACGCCATAGACGTCGACGGGATTCGGGCGCTCGATCCCGACGGCATCGTCGTCTCGCCGGGACCGGGAACGCCACAGAGCGCCGGCGTGTCGATGGCCGTGTTCGCGGAGGTGGACTACCCCACGCTCGGCGTCTGTCTCGGCCACCAGGCGCTCTGTGCCGTCCACGGGGCGCGGGTGGGCCACGCGCCCGCCGTCGTCCACGGCAAGCAGTCGGCGATCACCCACGACGGCCAGGGCGTGTTCGCCGACCTCCCCGACGGGATGGCGGTCGGCCGGTATCACTCGCTGGCGGTCGACCGCCGGGACGTGCCGGACATCCTCGAAGAGACGGCGTGGACCGACGACGAGGCCGGCGTCGTGATGGGGGTTCGACACCGCAGCAAGCCCCACGTTGGCGTCCAATTCCACCCCGAAAGCATTCTCACCGACGACGGCAAGCAACTCGTCGGCAACTTCCTTGACCTATGCAGTACCACGTAA
- the pabB gene encoding aminodeoxychorismate synthase, component I, which translates to MTPTVETSREAFLATAEGAAPTARIPVEVRLEASPFDAYRRARSDAPSLFFETSGGRSGWGYFGVDPDEVYTVDGDGDGVLDTITDLVADESLVRGGCEIPYPGGFFGWLSYDTVREIEALPETTVDDRGLPRLQLARYTCLAAWQAGESTLRLVATPRLGTDPDAAYERGRERALDLAEAATTGDPSVGTPRVDGPVTFTSSCNRAAYGDRVRRVKKYIRDGDTFQANVSHRLTAPAAVHPVETFAALREVNPAPYSGLVEFPGVDLVSASPELLLERDGDHLWTEPIAGTRPRGDGAEEDRRLEAALRSDEKERAEHAMLVDLERNDLGKVSEYGSVTVDKYRRIDRYSEVFHLVSAVSGTLREEDDLGDAIGAVFPGGTITGAPKPRTMEIIDEVEHQRRGPYTGSMAAIGFDGRATLNIIIRTLVRHGDEYHLRVGGGVVHDSVPDAEYDETLAKAQALINAVDTALGDDAEMEVET; encoded by the coding sequence GTGACGCCAACGGTCGAAACCTCGCGCGAAGCGTTCCTGGCCACCGCCGAGGGCGCCGCCCCCACCGCGCGGATTCCGGTCGAAGTGCGACTGGAGGCGTCACCCTTCGACGCCTATCGGCGCGCCCGTAGCGACGCACCGTCGCTGTTCTTCGAGACGTCCGGCGGTCGCTCGGGGTGGGGCTACTTCGGCGTCGATCCGGACGAGGTCTACACCGTCGACGGCGACGGCGACGGCGTCCTCGACACCATCACCGACCTCGTAGCCGACGAGTCGCTCGTGCGCGGTGGCTGCGAGATACCCTACCCCGGCGGTTTCTTCGGCTGGCTCTCGTACGACACGGTTCGGGAGATCGAGGCCCTGCCGGAGACGACCGTCGACGACCGCGGGCTGCCACGCCTCCAGCTCGCCCGCTACACCTGTCTCGCGGCCTGGCAGGCGGGCGAGTCGACGCTGCGCCTCGTGGCGACGCCGCGACTCGGAACCGACCCGGACGCCGCCTACGAACGCGGGCGCGAGCGCGCGCTCGACCTTGCCGAGGCGGCGACGACGGGCGATCCGTCGGTCGGCACCCCGCGAGTCGACGGCCCCGTGACGTTCACGAGTTCGTGTAATCGCGCGGCGTACGGTGATCGGGTGCGCCGCGTGAAGAAGTATATCCGCGATGGCGACACGTTTCAGGCGAACGTCTCCCACCGGCTGACCGCGCCCGCCGCGGTCCACCCGGTCGAGACGTTCGCCGCGCTCCGCGAGGTGAACCCGGCGCCGTACTCCGGGCTGGTGGAGTTCCCGGGCGTCGACCTCGTGAGCGCGAGTCCGGAGCTCCTCCTGGAGCGCGACGGCGACCACCTCTGGACCGAACCAATCGCCGGCACCCGTCCCCGTGGCGACGGCGCCGAGGAGGACCGCCGTCTCGAAGCCGCTCTCCGGAGCGACGAGAAAGAGCGGGCCGAACACGCGATGCTCGTCGATCTAGAGCGCAACGACCTGGGGAAAGTGAGCGAGTACGGGTCGGTCACCGTCGACAAATACCGCCGCATCGACCGCTACTCCGAGGTGTTCCACCTCGTGTCGGCGGTGTCCGGCACCCTGCGCGAGGAGGACGACCTCGGCGACGCCATCGGCGCGGTGTTTCCGGGCGGGACGATCACGGGCGCGCCCAAACCGCGGACGATGGAGATCATCGACGAGGTCGAACACCAGCGTCGCGGACCGTACACGGGGAGCATGGCGGCCATCGGCTTCGACGGCCGCGCGACGCTCAACATCATCATCCGCACGCTGGTCCGCCACGGCGACGAGTACCACCTCCGGGTCGGGGGCGGCGTCGTCCACGACTCGGTGCCCGACGCGGAGTACGACGAAACGCTCGCGAAGGCGCAGGCGCTCATCAACGCCGTCGACACCGCCCTCGGCGACGACGCCGAGATGGAGGTGGAGACGTGA
- a CDS encoding peptidylprolyl isomerase, producing MSNPTATLRTTHGDITVELFADRAPTTVENFIGLAEGADEYDVPIEPGTGAWEDPETGEKRIDPLYNDLPFHRIIHDFMIQGGDPEGTGRGGPGYTFDDEFHPDLRHDGAGILSMANRGPDTNGSQFFITLDAQPHLDDSHAVFGEVTEGMDVVEELGSVPTDVDDKPMEDATLKAVDVDR from the coding sequence ATGAGCAATCCGACTGCGACACTGCGGACGACACACGGCGACATCACGGTCGAACTGTTCGCTGACCGGGCACCGACGACGGTCGAGAACTTCATCGGCCTGGCCGAAGGCGCCGACGAGTACGACGTGCCCATCGAACCCGGAACGGGCGCATGGGAGGACCCGGAGACCGGCGAGAAACGCATCGACCCGCTGTACAACGATCTGCCCTTCCACCGGATCATCCACGACTTCATGATACAGGGCGGCGACCCTGAGGGCACCGGACGCGGCGGCCCGGGCTACACCTTCGACGACGAGTTCCACCCCGACCTGCGCCACGACGGGGCGGGCATCCTGTCGATGGCCAACCGCGGCCCCGACACGAACGGCTCGCAGTTTTTCATCACGCTGGACGCCCAGCCGCATCTCGACGACAGCCACGCCGTCTTCGGCGAGGTCACCGAGGGCATGGACGTGGTCGAGGAACTCGGGTCGGTGCCGACGGACGTGGACGACAAACCGATGGAGGACGCGACGCTGAAGGCCGTCGATGTGGACCGCTAA
- a CDS encoding DUF4350 domain-containing protein has product MRRKLAARIAVLCLTVVVVVAGAGVAPTLLGDDDEPDRNTDIPEYDPASVAPDPIAATGAIEPSPAPGTDATGTILIDRGHNNRFERTDIEPLVDALVRQGYHVEFYTQGDLATHLEDVDAFLVIDPGTEYLPGDINDVREFTANGGRLVMVGEPDRTAVRATLGGTAVQTQQSQLTTIASRYGMSVDTQYLYNQEHADGTFKHVLARPTGQGDLDGVERTAMYTAAAVTARDGTVLLRGAPNTHKSGSDDVSGEYPVAVRKNNALLLGDTTFLRGDRFNVADNEAFIAYLVEFMIEGDHRPPEPTTGPPESERDDSGSTATPTATPTPTPTPTPSE; this is encoded by the coding sequence ATGCGGCGTAAACTGGCCGCGCGGATCGCCGTCCTCTGTCTGACCGTCGTGGTCGTGGTCGCCGGCGCGGGCGTCGCTCCGACGTTGCTCGGCGACGACGACGAACCGGACCGCAACACCGACATTCCGGAGTACGATCCGGCGTCCGTGGCGCCGGATCCGATCGCCGCGACGGGGGCCATCGAACCGAGTCCCGCCCCCGGCACCGACGCGACCGGAACGATCCTCATCGACCGCGGCCACAACAACCGGTTCGAGCGAACGGATATCGAACCGCTCGTCGACGCGCTGGTCCGGCAGGGCTACCACGTCGAGTTCTACACCCAGGGCGACCTGGCGACCCACCTCGAAGACGTCGACGCCTTCCTCGTGATCGATCCGGGGACCGAATACCTCCCCGGCGACATCAACGACGTGCGGGAGTTCACGGCGAACGGCGGCCGCCTCGTGATGGTCGGCGAACCGGATCGGACCGCGGTCAGAGCAACCCTCGGCGGGACGGCCGTCCAGACCCAACAGAGCCAGTTGACGACCATCGCCTCCCGGTACGGCATGAGCGTCGACACGCAGTATCTCTACAACCAGGAGCACGCGGACGGGACGTTCAAACACGTCCTCGCTCGCCCGACCGGGCAGGGTGACCTCGACGGCGTCGAACGGACGGCGATGTACACCGCGGCGGCGGTCACGGCCAGGGACGGGACCGTCCTCCTGCGGGGCGCGCCGAACACGCACAAGTCCGGCAGCGACGACGTGAGCGGCGAGTATCCGGTCGCGGTCCGCAAGAACAACGCCCTGTTGCTCGGCGACACGACGTTCCTCCGCGGGGACCGCTTCAACGTCGCCGACAACGAGGCGTTCATCGCCTACCTGGTGGAGTTCATGATCGAGGGCGACCACCGACCCCCGGAGCCGACGACTGGCCCACCGGAATCGGAGCGCGATGATTCGGGGTCGACGGCGACGCCAACCGCGACGCCGACGCCCACCCCGACCCCCACGCCGAGCGAGTAG
- a CDS encoding S49 family peptidase codes for MASRSRALLSWIARSYVLFVAIGVVVGLALAPVAWNATSSDGTVAVVPVAGTIDGGTAAGVSSMLQQARNDPDVKAVVLLVNSGGGGAAASEELYLQTRRTAAEMPLVTSVDASAASGAYYTIAPSDHIYAKPASTVGSVGVLATTPQQLEPTALVATTGPNKLTGGDEREFNYIVESLGNAFINAVYEQRDDRLDLSRSEVEQARIYSGTQAVRNGMVDSIGGRQAAVERAAAEADLDRYDVRVMRPDGTVRFLSRSNYIASTAPDKEMVSATYLYGENTTEPVFMMVPASYLDAPRNDSAGEPAAAGTGADTGGPHAA; via the coding sequence ATGGCGAGCAGAAGTCGAGCCCTCCTGTCGTGGATCGCCCGGTCGTACGTGCTGTTCGTCGCCATCGGCGTCGTCGTCGGCCTCGCGCTGGCGCCCGTCGCCTGGAACGCCACGTCCTCGGACGGCACCGTTGCAGTGGTCCCCGTCGCGGGAACCATCGACGGGGGGACCGCCGCCGGCGTCTCGTCGATGCTCCAGCAGGCGCGCAACGATCCCGACGTGAAGGCGGTCGTCTTGCTCGTGAACAGCGGGGGTGGTGGCGCCGCCGCCAGCGAGGAACTGTATCTCCAGACCAGGCGGACGGCCGCCGAGATGCCGCTCGTGACGAGCGTCGACGCGTCGGCCGCCTCGGGCGCGTACTACACGATCGCCCCGAGCGATCACATCTACGCCAAGCCGGCGTCGACCGTCGGCAGCGTCGGGGTGTTGGCGACAACGCCCCAACAGCTCGAACCGACGGCGCTCGTAGCGACGACGGGGCCGAACAAGCTCACCGGCGGCGACGAACGCGAGTTCAACTACATCGTCGAATCGCTGGGCAACGCCTTCATCAACGCCGTGTACGAACAGCGGGATGATCGCCTCGACCTCTCGCGGAGCGAGGTCGAGCAGGCCCGTATCTACAGCGGCACCCAGGCGGTCCGAAACGGCATGGTCGACTCGATCGGTGGGCGGCAGGCGGCCGTCGAACGAGCGGCCGCCGAGGCCGACCTCGACCGATACGACGTGCGCGTCATGCGCCCGGACGGCACCGTGCGCTTCCTCTCCCGGTCGAACTACATCGCCTCGACCGCGCCGGACAAGGAGATGGTCTCCGCGACGTATCTCTACGGCGAGAACACCACGGAGCCGGTGTTTATGATGGTGCCCGCGTCGTATCTCGACGCGCCGCGGAACGACTCGGCCGGTGAGCCGGCCGCCGCGGGAACGGGCGCCGATACGGGGGGACCGCATGCGGCGTAA
- a CDS encoding cupin domain-containing protein, with product MSHTRVNYHDVESVGGGLHFLRDALDCSNLGVSVLDCDADWSGKPHDHADDGQEEVYVLVEGEATATVDGESVSLSAGDALRVDPGATRRLDAEESCLFVIAGAP from the coding sequence ATGTCACACACGCGCGTCAACTACCACGATGTCGAGTCGGTCGGCGGCGGCCTGCATTTCCTGCGGGACGCCCTCGACTGCTCGAACCTGGGTGTCTCGGTGCTGGACTGCGACGCGGACTGGAGCGGGAAACCCCACGACCACGCCGACGACGGACAGGAGGAAGTGTACGTTCTGGTCGAGGGCGAAGCGACGGCCACCGTCGATGGCGAGTCGGTGTCGCTGTCGGCCGGGGACGCGCTCCGGGTCGATCCGGGCGCGACCCGGCGCCTCGACGCCGAGGAGTCGTGTCTGTTCGTGATCGCCGGCGCGCCCTGA